One Rosa chinensis cultivar Old Blush chromosome 3, RchiOBHm-V2, whole genome shotgun sequence DNA window includes the following coding sequences:
- the LOC112193160 gene encoding NDR1/HIN1-like protein 10, whose protein sequence is MSEKQGLNGAYYGPSIPPKRESYQSVGRGGGPLGCCCSCIFGLVFKLIVTAIVFMGLAFFVFWLIVKPNRVKFHVTDAALTQFNYSSDNNLHYNLGLNLTIRNPNKKLGIYYDRIEARANYEGQRFSTITLTPFYQGHKTTNVLNPVFNGQQLLVGSNLQSEYQKQTSEGVYEIEMKLYLRIRFKFGRIKTGKFKPRVECDLKVPLSTNGNSATTFETKRCKIDYFN, encoded by the coding sequence AGAAACAAGGCTTGAATGGAGCCTACTACGGCCCATCCATCCCGCCCAAGAGGGAGTCATACCAAAGCGTCGGCCGCGGCGGAGGTCCCCTCGGCTGCTGCTGCAGCTGTATCTTCGGCCTCGTCTTCAAGCTCATCGTCACCGCCATCGTCTTCATGGGCCTCGCCTTCTTCGTCTTCTGGCTCATAGTCAAACCTAACCGTGTCAAGTTCCACGTCACCGACGCCGCCCTCACCCAGTTCAACTACTCCTCCGACAACAACCTCCACTACAACCTCGGCCTCAACCTCACCATCCGAAACCCTAACAAAAAGCTCGGCATCTACTACGACCGCATCGAAGCCAGAGCTAACTACGAGGGCCAGAGGTTCAGCACGATCACTCTCACCCCGTTTTACCAAGGACACAAAACCACCAACGTTTTGAACCCCGTGTTCAATGGACAGCAGTTGCTTGTTGGGTCCAATTTGCAGTCGGAGTATCAAAAGCAGACGAGTGAAGGAGTTTACGAGATTGAGATGAAGCTTTACTTGAGGATCCGGTTCAAGTTCGGTCGGATCAAGACCGGAAAGTTCAAGCCCAGAGTTGAATGTGACTTGAAGGTTCCTTTGAGTACGAATGGGAATTCGGCAACTACTTTTGAGACCAAGAGGTGCAAAATTGATTACTTCAATTAG